The following coding sequences are from one Candidatus Nitrosopumilus sp. SW window:
- the purF gene encoding amidophosphoribosyltransferase: MDKPQHILDDKPKENCGVIGIYSLSGTNVIPMAIDALRALQHRGQEAWGLAIPNKPPLKRLGLVSAASSEFKTISEEYSSPCVIGHVRYSTMGRSSLENAQPLKVKDLCVAHNGTIANVQELSNLVGGCSFTPQNASDTLVAAQRLVSLISENGQMGKALSVLKNEMVGSYCFTFISDDNSVYAARDPKGFRPMVLGHKESDDTYIVASESSAVSAVGAKMERNVTPGELIRMSKDGLETEMFSDDSKRAHCSFEFTYFAHPTSNMEGTNIYVARKNIGRYLAKKFPIKDADLVIPVPDSARPAALGYAQELGVSFDEGLLKDRYSKKGPLRSFIEPHQTDRIEINRWIIPIREIIEGKHVVVIDDSLVRGTSSKAIIKALRRAGARKISMVITYPPIKFPCYAGIDFPSQEELATFSNGKDQSDEETIDMVRKSIGADFLGYNDAENLAAAVGIPTDSMCFTCASGNYDSLGITPEFKSREEIKGEAS; encoded by the coding sequence ATGGATAAACCTCAGCATATTCTTGATGATAAACCAAAAGAAAATTGTGGCGTAATTGGAATTTATAGTCTTAGTGGTACCAACGTTATTCCAATGGCAATTGATGCATTACGTGCTTTACAACATAGAGGTCAAGAAGCATGGGGTCTTGCAATTCCAAACAAACCTCCACTCAAAAGACTAGGTCTCGTATCTGCTGCATCATCTGAATTCAAAACAATCTCTGAAGAGTATTCTTCCCCGTGTGTAATTGGACATGTTCGGTATTCTACTATGGGCAGAAGTTCACTGGAAAATGCCCAGCCTCTCAAAGTAAAAGATCTCTGTGTTGCTCACAACGGTACCATTGCTAATGTTCAAGAATTATCAAATTTAGTTGGTGGATGTTCATTTACTCCTCAAAATGCAAGTGATACTTTGGTTGCTGCTCAAAGACTTGTTTCATTAATTTCTGAAAATGGACAAATGGGAAAAGCATTGTCTGTCCTAAAAAATGAAATGGTTGGTTCTTACTGTTTTACTTTTATCTCTGATGATAATTCCGTTTACGCTGCACGTGATCCTAAAGGATTTCGTCCAATGGTTTTAGGTCATAAAGAATCTGATGATACTTACATTGTTGCATCAGAATCTTCTGCTGTTTCTGCAGTAGGAGCTAAAATGGAACGAAACGTAACTCCTGGTGAATTAATCCGAATGAGCAAAGATGGTCTTGAAACTGAAATGTTTTCTGATGATTCAAAACGTGCACATTGTTCATTTGAATTTACTTATTTTGCTCATCCTACAAGTAACATGGAAGGTACTAACATCTATGTTGCAAGAAAAAATATTGGTCGTTATCTTGCAAAGAAATTTCCTATAAAAGATGCTGATTTAGTAATACCTGTACCTGATTCTGCAAGACCTGCTGCATTAGGATATGCTCAAGAACTTGGTGTGTCTTTTGATGAAGGATTGCTCAAAGATAGATACAGTAAGAAAGGCCCATTACGAAGTTTCATTGAACCTCACCAAACTGACAGAATAGAAATTAATCGATGGATTATTCCAATTAGAGAAATTATTGAAGGAAAACATGTAGTTGTAATTGATGATAGCTTAGTTAGAGGTACTAGTTCTAAAGCCATAATCAAGGCACTAAGACGTGCTGGTGCAAGAAAAATCAGTATGGTGATTACATATCCTCCAATCAAATTCCCTTGCTATGCTGGAATTGATTTCCCATCTCAAGAAGAACTTGCAACATTTTCTAATGGAAAAGACCAATCTGATGAAGAAACAATAGATATGGTAAGAAAAAGTATAGGTGCTGACTTTTTGGGATATAATGATGCTGAGAATCTTGCAGCAGCTGTTGGAATTCCAACTGATTCTATGTGTTTTACATGTGCCTCTGGAAATTATGATTCCCTTGGAATTACTCCAGAGTTTAAGAGCAGAGAAGAAATCAAAGGAGAAGCAAGTTAA
- a CDS encoding DUF427 domain-containing protein, with product MQAIWNGEIIAESDDTVVVEGNHYFPINSIKKEYFEKTDMTSFCGWKGMANYYSVTVNGKTNKDCAWYYAEPNDAAMKIKGMVAFWNGVEVK from the coding sequence TTGCAAGCAATTTGGAATGGAGAAATAATTGCAGAAAGTGATGACACTGTAGTTGTTGAAGGCAATCATTACTTTCCTATAAATTCTATCAAAAAAGAATACTTTGAAAAAACTGACATGACTAGTTTTTGTGGATGGAAAGGAATGGCGAATTATTACTCTGTAACAGTTAATGGAAAAACAAACAAAGATTGTGCATGGTATTATGCAGAACCAAATGATGCTGCTATGAAGATAAAGGGCATGGTTGCATTTTGGAATGGCGTTGAAGTAAAGTAA